Proteins encoded by one window of Enterobacter hormaechei subsp. xiangfangensis:
- the galT gene encoding galactose-1-phosphate uridylyltransferase: MTQFNPVDHPHRRFNPLSGQWILVSPHRAKRPWQGAQETPAKQTLPQHDPDCFLCPGNTRVTGDKNPDYKGTFVFTNDFAALMTDTPDAPESHDPLMRCESARGTSRVICFSPDHSKTLPELSVDALKEVVSTWQVQTAELGQSYPWVQVFENKGAAMGCSNPHPHGQIWANSFLPNEAEREDRLQKAYFAQNGSPMLVDYTQRELADGSRTVVETEHWLAVVPYWAAWPFETLLLPKAHVQRITELSDAQRDDLALALKKLTSRYDNLFQCSFPYSMGWHGAPFNGEENQHWQLHAHFYPPLLRSATVRKFMVGYEMLAETQRDLTAEQAAERLRAVSDVHYRESGV; the protein is encoded by the coding sequence ATGACGCAATTCAATCCCGTCGATCACCCGCATCGTCGTTTTAACCCGCTCAGCGGGCAATGGATTTTAGTTTCACCGCATCGCGCCAAGCGCCCCTGGCAGGGGGCGCAAGAGACGCCTGCCAAACAGACGCTGCCGCAGCATGATCCGGACTGTTTCCTCTGCCCGGGCAATACCCGCGTGACGGGCGATAAAAACCCGGACTACAAAGGCACCTTCGTGTTTACTAACGACTTTGCCGCGCTGATGACCGATACGCCGGACGCGCCGGAAAGCCATGACCCGCTGATGCGCTGCGAAAGCGCCCGCGGCACCAGCCGCGTGATCTGCTTCTCGCCCGATCACAGCAAAACGCTGCCGGAGCTGAGCGTGGATGCCCTGAAAGAGGTGGTCAGCACCTGGCAGGTGCAAACCGCGGAGCTGGGCCAGAGCTATCCGTGGGTACAGGTGTTTGAAAATAAAGGCGCGGCGATGGGCTGCTCCAACCCACATCCGCACGGTCAGATCTGGGCGAACAGCTTCCTGCCGAACGAAGCCGAGCGTGAGGACCGACTGCAAAAAGCGTATTTCGCCCAGAACGGTTCGCCTATGCTGGTGGATTACACCCAGCGTGAGCTGGCGGATGGCAGCCGTACCGTGGTGGAAACCGAACACTGGCTTGCGGTAGTCCCTTACTGGGCGGCGTGGCCATTTGAGACGCTGCTGCTGCCGAAAGCCCATGTTCAGCGCATTACCGAACTCAGCGACGCCCAGCGTGACGACCTGGCGCTGGCGCTGAAAAAACTGACCAGCCGCTACGACAACCTCTTCCAGTGCTCCTTCCCCTACTCCATGGGCTGGCACGGCGCGCCGTTTAACGGCGAAGAGAATCAACACTGGCAGTTACATGCACACTTCTACCCGCCGCTGCTGCGCTCAGCAACGGTACGTAAATTCATGGTGGGCTATGAAATGCTGGCGGAAACCCAGCGCGACCTGACGGCGGAACAGGCGGCAGAACGTCTGCGTGCCGTTAGCGACGTCCATTACCGCGAATCAGGAGTCTAA
- the pgl gene encoding 6-phosphogluconolactonase has translation MKQTVYTASPESQQIHVWRLNTEGSLTLVQVVDVPGQVQPMVVSPDKRFLYVGVRPEFRVLAYRISPDDGALTYTAEAPLPGSPTHISTDHKGNFIFSGSYNAGSVSVTRLEDGIPVETVDVVEGLEGCHSANISPDNRTLWVPALKQDRICLFTLSDDGHLVAQSPAEVTTVEGAGPRHMVFHPNQQYAYVVNELNSSVDVWELNDPNGQIECVQTLDMMPSDFSDTRWAADIHITPDGRHLYACDRTSSLITVFSVSEDGSVLAVEGFQPTETQPRGFNVDHSGKYLIAAGQKSHHIALYEIQGLQGLLEEKGRYAVGQGPMWVVINAH, from the coding sequence ATGAAACAAACCGTTTATACCGCCAGTCCTGAAAGTCAGCAGATCCATGTCTGGCGTTTGAATACAGAAGGTTCGCTTACGCTGGTTCAGGTTGTTGATGTGCCAGGCCAGGTGCAGCCGATGGTCGTCAGCCCGGATAAACGTTTTCTTTATGTCGGCGTACGCCCCGAATTCCGCGTACTGGCATACCGCATCTCCCCGGATGACGGCGCGCTGACCTATACCGCAGAAGCCCCGCTGCCGGGCAGCCCGACCCATATTTCCACTGACCATAAAGGCAACTTTATCTTCAGCGGCTCCTACAATGCAGGCTCCGTGAGCGTCACCCGCCTGGAAGACGGTATTCCCGTTGAAACCGTCGACGTGGTAGAAGGGCTCGAAGGTTGCCACTCAGCCAACATTTCGCCGGATAACCGCACGCTGTGGGTGCCAGCGCTTAAGCAGGACCGCATCTGCCTGTTTACCCTGAGCGATGACGGCCATCTGGTCGCGCAGAGCCCGGCGGAAGTCACCACCGTTGAAGGCGCAGGCCCGCGCCACATGGTCTTCCACCCGAATCAGCAGTATGCCTATGTCGTTAACGAGCTGAACAGCTCGGTAGACGTGTGGGAGCTGAACGATCCTAACGGGCAGATCGAGTGCGTACAGACGCTGGACATGATGCCATCTGATTTCTCTGACACACGCTGGGCGGCAGACATTCACATCACGCCGGATGGCCGTCACCTGTATGCCTGTGACCGTACCTCCAGTCTGATCACCGTCTTCAGCGTCTCCGAAGACGGCAGCGTTCTGGCAGTTGAGGGCTTCCAGCCGACAGAAACCCAGCCGCGCGGCTTTAATGTCGACCACAGCGGCAAATACCTGATTGCGGCGGGGCAGAAATCCCACCACATTGCGCTCTATGAAATCCAGGGCTTGCAGGGTCTACTGGAAGAGAAAGGACGCTATGCGGTCGGACAAGGGCCGATGTGGGTTGTGATTAACGCTCATTGA
- a CDS encoding pyridoxal phosphatase — translation MTSRVIALDLDGTLLTPQKTLLPSSLEALKRAQEAGYQLLIVTGRHHVAIHPFYQALGLDTPAICCNGTYLYDYQAKKVLASDPLPVTQALQLIDLLDEHAIHGLMYVDNAMVYERPTGHVIRTSNWALSLPEAQRPVFTQVSSLRQAAEDVEAIWKFALTDEDTAKLNTFAKLVEHTLGLECEWSWHDQVDIARKGNSKGRRLTQFVESQGGAMQDVIAFGDNYNDISMLEAAGTGVAMGNADDAVKARADVVIGDNTTDSIAQYIYTHLL, via the coding sequence ATGACCTCGCGAGTGATTGCCCTGGATTTAGACGGAACACTGCTTACCCCTCAGAAAACCCTGCTCCCCTCTTCTCTTGAGGCCCTCAAACGAGCCCAGGAAGCGGGGTATCAACTTCTCATCGTAACGGGTCGACATCACGTAGCCATTCATCCTTTTTATCAGGCACTGGGCTTAGATACACCTGCAATTTGTTGTAATGGCACCTATTTGTATGATTATCAGGCAAAAAAGGTTTTAGCCTCCGATCCGCTTCCCGTTACGCAGGCGCTGCAATTGATTGATTTACTGGATGAGCACGCCATTCACGGCCTGATGTATGTGGATAACGCCATGGTGTATGAACGCCCTACCGGCCATGTGATCCGCACCAGCAACTGGGCTCTGTCTCTGCCGGAAGCGCAGCGTCCGGTGTTTACTCAGGTTTCCTCCCTGCGCCAGGCGGCGGAAGACGTCGAAGCAATCTGGAAATTTGCCCTGACCGATGAAGACACCGCCAAACTGAATACCTTCGCAAAACTTGTCGAGCATACGCTGGGTCTGGAATGTGAATGGTCCTGGCACGATCAGGTGGATATCGCCCGCAAAGGCAACAGCAAAGGAAGGCGTCTGACTCAGTTCGTTGAATCGCAGGGCGGAGCAATGCAGGACGTAATTGCTTTCGGCGATAACTATAACGACATCAGCATGCTGGAAGCGGCCGGAACGGGCGTGGCGATGGGTAATGCCGATGACGCGGTGAAAGCGCGCGCTGACGTGGTGATTGGTGATAACACCACCGACAGCATCGCGCAGTATATTTATACCCACCTGCTGTGA
- the galE gene encoding UDP-glucose 4-epimerase GalE — protein sequence MRVLVTGGSGYIGSHTCVQLLQSGHDVVILDNLCNSKRSVLPVIERLSGKQPTFVEGDIRNEALMTEILHDHAIETVIHFAGLKAVGESVAKPLEYYDNNVNGTLRLISAMRAANVKNFIFSSSATVYGDQPKIPYVESFPTGTPQSPYGKSKLMVEQILTDLQKAQPEWSIALLRYFNPVGAHPSGDMGEDPQGIPNNLMPYIAQVAVGRRDSLAIFGNDYPTEDGTGVRDYIHVMDLADGHVAAMQQLADKPGVHIYNLGAGIGSSVLDVVNAFSKACGKPVKYHFAPRRDGDLPAYWADATKADKELNWRVTRTLDEMAQDTWHWQSRHPQGYPD from the coding sequence ATGCGAGTTCTGGTAACAGGTGGTAGCGGTTACATAGGAAGTCATACCTGTGTGCAACTGCTGCAAAGCGGCCACGATGTTGTCATTCTTGATAACCTGTGCAACAGTAAGCGCAGCGTGCTGCCGGTCATTGAACGCCTTTCGGGTAAACAGCCGACTTTCGTTGAAGGCGATATCCGCAATGAAGCATTGATGACTGAAATCCTTCACGATCACGCGATTGAAACCGTTATCCACTTCGCGGGCCTGAAAGCGGTTGGCGAATCGGTGGCAAAACCGCTTGAGTACTATGACAACAACGTCAACGGTACCCTGCGTCTGATCTCCGCCATGCGTGCGGCCAACGTTAAAAACTTTATCTTCAGCTCTTCCGCAACCGTCTACGGCGATCAGCCAAAAATTCCTTACGTTGAAAGCTTCCCGACCGGTACGCCGCAAAGCCCGTATGGCAAAAGCAAGCTGATGGTAGAGCAGATCCTGACCGACCTGCAAAAAGCCCAGCCTGAGTGGAGCATCGCGTTGCTGCGCTACTTCAATCCGGTCGGGGCGCATCCTTCAGGTGATATGGGCGAAGATCCGCAGGGCATTCCTAACAACCTGATGCCGTATATCGCGCAGGTTGCCGTAGGGCGTCGCGATTCCCTGGCGATTTTTGGTAACGATTATCCCACCGAAGATGGCACCGGCGTGCGCGATTACATTCACGTCATGGATCTGGCCGACGGCCACGTGGCGGCGATGCAGCAACTGGCGGACAAACCGGGCGTGCATATTTACAACCTCGGCGCCGGGATTGGCAGCAGCGTGCTGGATGTGGTGAATGCTTTCAGTAAAGCCTGCGGCAAGCCGGTGAAGTATCACTTCGCTCCCCGCCGTGATGGCGACCTCCCGGCTTACTGGGCCGATGCCACCAAAGCGGATAAAGAGCTCAACTGGCGTGTCACCCGCACGCTCGATGAAATGGCACAGGATACCTGGCACTGGCAATCACGCCATCCGCAGGGCTATCCGGACTAA
- the modC gene encoding molybdenum ABC transporter ATP-binding protein ModC, whose translation MLELNFTQTLGSHTLTLNETLPASGITAIFGVSGAGKTSLINAISGLTRPQSGRIVLNNRVLNDAEKKVCLSPDKRRIGYVFQDARLFPHYSVRGNLRYGMAKSMAGQFDKLVALLGIEPLLDRLPSSLSGGEKQRVAIGRALLTAPELLLLDEPLASLDIPRKRELLPYLQRLAREINVPMLYVSHSLDEILHLADKVLVLEAGRVKAFGNLEEVWGSSVMHPWLPKEQQSSILKVSVLEHHPHYAMTALALGDQHLWVNKIDTPIQSTLRIRIQASDVSLVLQPPLQTSIRNILRAKVAQCFDDNGQVEVQLEVGSRTLWARISPWARDELGIKPGLWLYAQIKSVSITA comes from the coding sequence ATGCTGGAACTCAACTTTACGCAAACCCTGGGCAGTCACACCCTGACGCTGAACGAAACGCTGCCTGCCAGCGGTATCACCGCCATTTTTGGCGTGTCCGGGGCGGGGAAAACGTCGCTGATTAATGCGATTAGCGGCCTGACGCGTCCCCAGTCTGGCCGTATTGTGTTAAATAACCGCGTCTTGAATGACGCGGAGAAGAAGGTCTGCCTGTCACCGGACAAACGCCGTATCGGCTATGTGTTTCAGGATGCGCGCCTGTTTCCGCACTACAGCGTTCGCGGGAACCTGCGTTACGGCATGGCAAAAAGCATGGCCGGACAGTTCGATAAGCTGGTGGCGCTGCTGGGCATCGAACCGCTGCTGGATCGTCTGCCGTCGTCGCTGTCGGGTGGTGAAAAACAGCGTGTGGCGATTGGCCGCGCCCTGTTAACCGCGCCGGAACTGCTGCTGCTGGATGAGCCGCTGGCCTCGCTGGATATTCCGCGCAAGCGCGAGCTGCTGCCGTATCTGCAACGTCTGGCGCGGGAAATCAACGTGCCCATGCTCTACGTCAGCCATTCGCTGGATGAGATTTTACATCTGGCCGACAAAGTGCTGGTGCTGGAAGCGGGCAGGGTGAAGGCATTCGGCAATCTGGAGGAGGTGTGGGGCAGCAGCGTTATGCATCCATGGCTGCCAAAGGAGCAGCAGAGCAGCATTCTGAAGGTGAGCGTGCTGGAGCACCATCCGCACTACGCGATGACCGCGCTGGCGCTGGGCGATCAGCATTTGTGGGTGAATAAAATCGATACGCCGATTCAGTCCACGTTACGGATCCGCATTCAGGCGTCGGATGTCTCCCTGGTGCTGCAACCGCCGCTGCAAACCAGTATCCGCAATATTTTGCGCGCAAAAGTGGCGCAGTGTTTTGATGATAACGGCCAGGTGGAAGTGCAGCTGGAAGTGGGCAGCAGAACGCTGTGGGCGCGCATCAGCCCGTGGGCCAGGGATGAGCTGGGCATCAAGCCTGGCCTGTGGCTTTACGCGCAAATCAAGAGCGTTTCCATAACCGCCTGA
- the modA gene encoding molybdate ABC transporter substrate-binding protein, producing the protein MARSWVRLFAGAMLTLSLTGHALADEGKITVFAAASLTNAMQDIAAVYKKEKNVEVVSSFASSSTLARQIEAGAPADLFISADQKWMDYAVEKKSVDTATRETLLGNSLVVVAPANSKQGDIAINKQTDWTRLLNGGRLAVGDPEHVPAGIYAKEALQKLGAWETLSPKLAPAEDVRGALALVERNEAPLGIVYGSDAVASKGVKVVGTFPEDSHKKVEYPVAIVDGHKNASVTAFVDYLKGPESSAIFKRYGFTTHE; encoded by the coding sequence ATGGCACGTTCATGGGTACGCCTTTTCGCAGGGGCAATGCTGACTCTCTCACTCACCGGCCACGCGCTGGCGGATGAAGGAAAAATCACGGTCTTTGCGGCGGCGTCGCTGACTAACGCGATGCAGGATATTGCTGCGGTATACAAAAAAGAGAAAAACGTCGAGGTGGTCTCGTCGTTTGCCTCCTCGTCCACGCTGGCCCGCCAGATTGAAGCGGGGGCGCCCGCGGATCTGTTCATCTCTGCCGATCAGAAATGGATGGATTACGCGGTGGAGAAAAAATCTGTTGATACGGCTACCCGCGAAACGCTGCTGGGAAATAGCCTTGTGGTGGTTGCACCCGCAAACAGCAAGCAGGGCGACATCGCCATCAACAAACAGACGGACTGGACCCGTCTGCTCAACGGTGGTCGTCTGGCGGTGGGCGATCCGGAGCATGTTCCTGCCGGGATTTATGCGAAAGAAGCGCTGCAAAAACTTGGCGCATGGGAAACCTTATCGCCGAAGCTGGCTCCCGCAGAAGATGTGCGTGGCGCGCTGGCGCTGGTGGAGCGTAACGAAGCGCCACTCGGGATCGTTTACGGCTCCGATGCCGTCGCCAGTAAAGGTGTGAAGGTGGTGGGCACCTTCCCGGAAGACTCGCATAAGAAAGTGGAATATCCTGTTGCGATAGTTGATGGACATAAAAATGCGAGCGTGACGGCCTTCGTTGACTACCTGAAGGGGCCTGAATCGTCCGCTATCTTTAAACGTTACGGATTTACGACTCACGAATGA
- the modB gene encoding molybdate ABC transporter permease subunit has translation MILTEPEWQAVLLSLKVSSLAVALSLPFGVFFAWLLVRVKFPGKALLDSVLHLPLVLPPVVVGYLLLISMGRRGFIGEWLYDWFGLTFAFSWRGAVLAAAVMSFPLMVRAIRLALEGVDIRLEQAARTLGAGRWRVFLTITLPLTLPGIIVGTVLAFARSLGEFGATITFVSNIPGETRTIPSAMYTLIQTPGGEGAAARLCIISIVLALVSLLVSEWLARLSRERMGKP, from the coding sequence ATGATATTGACCGAACCTGAATGGCAGGCCGTGCTGCTGAGCCTGAAAGTCTCTTCCCTGGCGGTTGCGCTGAGTTTGCCCTTTGGGGTGTTCTTTGCCTGGTTACTAGTTCGCGTGAAGTTTCCAGGCAAAGCCCTGCTCGACAGTGTTCTCCATCTTCCGCTTGTCTTACCGCCTGTGGTGGTCGGATATCTGCTGCTGATCTCCATGGGGCGACGCGGTTTTATCGGCGAATGGCTGTACGACTGGTTCGGACTGACCTTTGCTTTCAGCTGGCGCGGCGCGGTTCTGGCCGCGGCGGTGATGTCTTTCCCGCTGATGGTGCGCGCTATCCGCCTGGCGCTGGAAGGGGTGGATATCCGGTTAGAACAGGCCGCCCGCACGCTGGGCGCAGGCCGCTGGCGGGTATTCCTGACCATTACGCTTCCGCTCACGTTACCGGGCATTATCGTCGGTACGGTGTTAGCCTTCGCCCGTTCGTTGGGTGAGTTTGGCGCGACCATCACCTTTGTGTCCAACATTCCCGGCGAGACGCGGACCATCCCGTCGGCCATGTATACCCTGATTCAGACCCCGGGTGGCGAAGGTGCGGCGGCCCGGCTGTGTATTATTTCGATTGTACTCGCCCTGGTCTCGCTGCTGGTGTCTGAATGGCTGGCGCGCCTCAGCCGTGAACGGATGGGGAAACCGTGA
- the modF gene encoding molybdate ABC transporter ATP-binding protein ModF gives MSSLHISQGTFRLSDTRTLSLPELTLRAGESWAFVGSNGSGKSALARALAGEITQLKGERRCTFTRLTRLSFEQLQKLVSDEWQRNNTDLLSPGEEDTGRTTAEIIQDEIKDPARCQQLAEQFGITALLNRRFKYLSTGETRKTLLCQALMSEPELLILDEPFDGLDVQSRAQLAALLASLNQQGYTLVLVLNRFDEIPDFVHYAGVLADCSLTETGEKAVLLRQALIAQLAHSEKLDGIALPEPDAPSARHGLEPDQPRIVLRDGVVAYDDRPILNHLSWTVNPGEHWQIVGPNGAGKSTLLSLITGDHPQGYSNDLTLFGRRRGSGETIWDIKKHIGYVSSSLHLDYRVSTTVRNVILSGFFDSIGIYQAVSDKQHKLAQQWLDILGMDNRVADAPFQSLSWGQQRLALIVRALVKHPTLLILDEPLQGLDPLNRQLIRRFVDVLISEGETQLLFVSHHAEDAPSCITNRLEFVPDGEQYRYLLNKID, from the coding sequence ATGTCATCATTGCATATTTCGCAAGGCACGTTTCGTCTTAGCGATACCCGTACCTTATCGCTGCCAGAGTTAACCCTTCGCGCCGGAGAAAGCTGGGCGTTTGTGGGCTCTAATGGCAGCGGAAAATCCGCGCTGGCCCGCGCTTTGGCTGGCGAAATAACCCAACTGAAGGGTGAACGTCGGTGCACCTTTACCCGGCTGACGCGCCTTTCCTTCGAACAGCTGCAAAAGCTGGTCAGCGATGAGTGGCAGCGTAACAATACCGATTTGCTCAGCCCCGGCGAAGAAGATACCGGCCGCACGACGGCGGAAATTATCCAGGATGAGATAAAAGATCCTGCCCGCTGTCAGCAGCTGGCGGAGCAATTTGGCATTACCGCCCTGCTTAACCGCCGTTTCAAATATCTTTCTACCGGTGAGACGCGCAAAACGCTGCTGTGTCAGGCGCTGATGAGCGAGCCGGAACTCTTGATCCTGGATGAACCGTTTGACGGACTGGATGTGCAGTCCCGCGCGCAGCTGGCAGCGTTGCTGGCGTCGCTTAACCAGCAGGGATACACCCTTGTACTGGTCCTGAACCGCTTTGATGAGATCCCGGATTTCGTACATTATGCAGGCGTGCTGGCGGACTGTAGCCTGACCGAAACCGGCGAGAAAGCCGTACTGCTTCGGCAGGCGCTGATTGCGCAGCTGGCCCACAGCGAGAAACTGGACGGTATTGCCCTGCCGGAGCCGGATGCGCCTTCGGCGCGCCACGGGCTGGAGCCTGACCAGCCGCGCATTGTGCTGCGCGATGGGGTGGTTGCTTACGACGATCGCCCTATTCTTAATCACCTCAGCTGGACGGTTAATCCTGGTGAGCACTGGCAGATCGTCGGCCCCAACGGGGCGGGTAAATCCACGCTGCTGAGCCTGATCACCGGGGATCACCCGCAGGGATACAGCAACGATCTCACCCTGTTCGGCCGTCGCCGCGGCAGCGGGGAAACCATCTGGGATATCAAAAAGCACATCGGCTATGTCAGCAGCAGCCTGCATCTGGACTACCGGGTGAGCACCACGGTGCGAAACGTGATCCTCTCTGGCTTCTTCGACTCCATTGGTATTTATCAGGCGGTATCCGACAAGCAGCACAAGCTGGCGCAGCAGTGGCTGGATATTCTGGGTATGGATAACCGGGTCGCCGATGCACCCTTCCAAAGCCTGTCGTGGGGGCAGCAGCGGCTGGCATTGATAGTCCGCGCGCTGGTTAAGCACCCTACGCTGCTGATTCTGGATGAACCGTTGCAGGGGCTGGATCCGCTCAACCGTCAGCTGATCCGCCGCTTTGTGGATGTCCTGATTAGCGAAGGTGAAACCCAGCTGCTGTTTGTGTCCCACCATGCTGAAGATGCCCCGTCCTGCATCACCAATCGGCTGGAATTTGTCCCTGACGGCGAGCAATACCGCTACCTGCTGAACAAAATCGATTAA
- the galK gene encoding galactokinase, giving the protein MSLKDKTQSLFAEKFGYPATHVIQAPGRVNLIGEHTDYNDGFVLPCAIDYQTVISCAKRDDRHVRVIAADYGNEIDEFSLDAPIVTHDSQQWSNYVRGVVKHLQKRNKNFGGADLVISGNVPQGAGLSSSASLEVAVGTVFQQLYHLPLDGAQIALNGQEAENQFVGCNCGIMDQLISALGKKEHALLIDCRSLGTKAVPLPKGAAVVIINSNFKRTLVGSEYNTRREQCETGARFFQQPALRDVSLDEFNKVAHELDPVVTKRVRHILTENARTVEAASALAKGDLKRMGELMAESHASMRDDFEITVPQIDTLVEIVKATIGDKGGVRMTGGGFGGCVVALVPEELVPAIQDAVAKQYEAKTGIKETFYVCKASQGAGQC; this is encoded by the coding sequence ATGAGTCTGAAAGATAAAACACAATCCCTGTTTGCTGAAAAATTTGGCTACCCTGCCACCCATGTTATCCAGGCGCCAGGCCGCGTTAATCTGATCGGCGAGCACACCGACTATAACGACGGTTTTGTCCTGCCGTGTGCCATCGACTACCAGACGGTGATCAGCTGTGCGAAACGCGACGATCGTCATGTGCGAGTAATCGCCGCGGATTACGGCAACGAAATTGACGAATTTTCCCTCGATGCGCCGATCGTGACCCACGACAGCCAGCAGTGGTCGAACTATGTTCGCGGCGTGGTGAAGCACCTGCAAAAGCGTAACAAGAATTTCGGCGGGGCCGATCTGGTGATCAGCGGCAACGTGCCGCAGGGGGCGGGATTAAGCTCTTCCGCATCTCTGGAAGTGGCGGTCGGCACCGTGTTCCAGCAGCTTTATCATCTGCCGCTGGACGGGGCGCAGATCGCCCTGAACGGTCAGGAAGCGGAAAACCAGTTCGTGGGCTGCAACTGCGGCATTATGGATCAGCTGATTTCCGCGCTGGGCAAGAAAGAACACGCTTTGCTGATTGACTGTCGCTCCCTCGGGACCAAAGCGGTTCCGCTGCCTAAAGGTGCGGCTGTGGTGATCATCAACAGCAACTTCAAACGCACCCTGGTGGGCAGCGAGTACAACACCCGTCGCGAACAGTGCGAAACCGGCGCGCGCTTCTTCCAGCAGCCAGCCCTGCGTGATGTCTCACTTGATGAATTTAACAAGGTCGCCCACGAGCTGGACCCGGTTGTCACGAAGCGCGTGCGCCATATACTGACCGAAAATGCCCGTACCGTAGAAGCCGCCTCCGCGCTGGCGAAAGGTGACCTGAAACGGATGGGCGAGCTGATGGCCGAATCGCATGCCTCCATGCGTGACGATTTCGAAATCACCGTGCCGCAAATCGACACCCTGGTTGAAATTGTGAAAGCCACGATTGGCGACAAAGGCGGCGTGCGTATGACCGGCGGCGGATTTGGCGGGTGCGTCGTCGCCCTCGTGCCGGAAGAGCTGGTCCCTGCCATTCAGGACGCAGTGGCTAAACAGTACGAAGCCAAAACGGGCATCAAAGAAACTTTCTATGTCTGCAAAGCATCACAAGGAGCCGGACAGTGCTAA
- the modE gene encoding molybdenum-dependent transcriptional regulator, with translation MQAEILLTLRLQQKLFADPRRIALLKQIEQTGSISQGAKNAGISYKSAWDAINDMNTLSEHTLVERATGGKGGGGAVLTRYGQRLIQLYDLLAQIQQKAFDVLSDDDNLPLDSLLGAISRFSLQTSARNQWFGTVTGRDHSQVQEHIEILLADGTTRLKAAITAQSGQRLGLNEGQEVLVLLKAPWISITLNPEQAAEADNQLRGRISHIERGAEQCEVLMTLPDGQSLCATVPVNDATELDEGAVVTAYFNADRVIIATLC, from the coding sequence ATGCAGGCCGAAATTCTCCTCACCCTACGACTTCAGCAGAAGCTTTTCGCCGATCCGCGACGTATCGCCCTGTTAAAACAAATAGAACAAACTGGCTCGATTAGCCAGGGAGCAAAAAACGCCGGCATCAGCTATAAAAGCGCCTGGGATGCGATTAACGACATGAACACCCTGAGTGAACACACGCTGGTTGAGCGCGCCACCGGCGGGAAAGGCGGCGGCGGCGCCGTGTTGACGCGTTACGGGCAACGTCTGATCCAGCTCTACGATTTACTGGCGCAGATCCAGCAAAAAGCATTTGATGTGCTGAGCGATGACGACAACCTGCCGCTGGACAGCCTGCTGGGCGCCATCTCCCGTTTCTCTTTGCAGACCAGCGCCCGTAACCAGTGGTTTGGTACGGTGACGGGGCGCGATCATTCGCAGGTGCAGGAGCATATTGAGATCCTGCTCGCGGACGGCACGACGCGCCTGAAAGCCGCCATCACCGCGCAAAGTGGTCAACGCCTTGGGCTGAACGAAGGTCAGGAGGTGCTGGTATTACTCAAAGCCCCCTGGATCAGCATCACGCTTAACCCTGAGCAGGCCGCAGAGGCCGACAACCAGCTGCGGGGACGCATCAGCCACATCGAGCGCGGCGCAGAACAGTGTGAAGTGCTGATGACCCTGCCGGATGGACAGTCGCTCTGCGCCACCGTTCCGGTGAACGACGCGACCGAATTAGACGAAGGTGCTGTGGTGACCGCATATTTCAATGCAGACAGGGTAATTATCGCCACATTGTGCTAA
- a CDS encoding AcrZ family multidrug efflux pump-associated protein, with the protein MLELLKSLVFAVIMVPVVMAIILGAIYGLGEVFNVFSNIGHRRDQPKKQQ; encoded by the coding sequence ATGTTAGAGTTGTTGAAAAGTCTGGTATTCGCGGTAATCATGGTGCCAGTAGTGATGGCTATCATCCTCGGTGCCATCTACGGCCTGGGTGAAGTGTTCAACGTCTTTTCGAACATTGGTCATCGTCGTGACCAGCCTAAAAAGCAGCAATGA